A window of Zingiber officinale cultivar Zhangliang chromosome 5A, Zo_v1.1, whole genome shotgun sequence contains these coding sequences:
- the LOC121983351 gene encoding embryogenesis-like protein — MRRTASSLLLKSLSAFSTETLNRRPIPLLLPLPSAVPVRWRPLLSNQGRLGFSTGGAAVDYLKEVDEINLKFAEAREEIESAMESKETIYFDEEAECAREAVKTVLDMFEGLLGRLPEKDQTALKRSMGLKIEQLKAEFKQLDDE; from the coding sequence ATGCGGCGGACCGCTTCGTCTCTCCTTCTCAAATCCCTCTCcgccttctccaccgaaaccctcaaCCGACGACCGATTCCCCTCCTGCTCCCTTTACCTTCGGCCGTCCCAGTTAGATGGCGCCCGCTTCTTTCGAATCAAGGCCGTCTCGGCTTCTCCACCGGCGGGGCGGCGGTCGATTACCTCAAGGAAGTGGACGAGATAAACTTAAAGTTCGCGGAGGCCAGGGAGGAGATCGAATCCGCTATGGAGTCGAAGGAGACGATTTACTTCGACGAGGAGGCGGAGTGCGCTCGCGAGGCGGTAAAGACGGTGCTGGACATGTTCGAGGGGCTTCTGGGTAGGCTGCCAGAGAAAGACCAGACGGCGCTGAAAAGGTCGATGGGCCTTAAGATCGAGCAGCTGAAGGCGGAGTTCAAACAGCTGGATGATGAATGA